In the ANME-2 cluster archaeon genome, GCATCACCGAATGAGGGTGCCATACTGCCGCAAGCATGCGGAATGTGTGGAGAGCGTGCAGATGGGGGCGGTTGGTTGTGGCTGTGCCTGTGCCTGGGGTGTCGGTGTTCGAAGAGCGGGCCAGGGTGGGGTATGAAATCGCCATCAGCAGTGTGGATGAGGAGCAGGTGGAGACTTGATATCCCACACCCTGAGAGTCTTATCACTTGATCCTGAGATTGCGTGTTTTCCATTTGGCGTAACAGCAACCGCATCGACCCGGTCGGTGTGACCTTCGAGGGTACGGATGAACCGTGTCCAATCTTCATCAATATCAAGGTTTGTAAAATGCACAGCACTCATACCGTGGGGCAGGCTCTGGAAGTCAAGATCAGGTGAGGCGATCACAGGTAGCACACAGACACCTTCCTGCCTCGCGATCCGCCATTCCCTGCGCACTATATATGAGTCCATTGCAGCAGGTGTCATCACCAGCACCATGTGTTCAACGTGTTCGCTTGTGAGCGCGGCAACGATCTGCTGCCACCAGGCTTCGCCCACTTCAATCTCGATCATGTACTACCACACAGCAAAGCCATACTTTTCGGTCAGGCGGCGGCGCAGGTCTTTGGCAAAGTCTTCTCCATCGCTGCAGCATAGGAGATGAATATACGAGGAGGGCTGAATGGTGGGTGCATGATTTCAGCATGGTTTGTATCTTCTTAAATCATTCATATTGCACACTCGGAAATATGTGTAACCGGAAGTACTGATCACAGAGAAAAAACACGCAATACAATTACTACCAATACAAAGGTAATAAACTGACAGATGAACTACCAACATAAAGGTAATATATTTATATAATCATTACCAACATAAAGGTAATGATCGATTCAGAAGACAATGTCCAAAAAATATTGGATGTATTGTATGAGTATAATCCTTGGTGGAAAAGCAGTGAGTTTCACATTCCGAAATACAGGACAAAATGGTTTGATTCACTGGCATCGGCAATGGATAGCCAAAATATCGAAATTGTTTATGGTCCACGGCAGGTTGGTAAAACAGTCTTGATGAAGCAAGTTGTGAAACACCTGATCGAATATGAACATGTTTCACCACACAATATCATGTATATTTCCATGGATCACACATCCATTGACATGATCTGCCCTGAGCCTGTCAAAGATATAATTGATGTTTATTCCACCTTCGTTAAACCTTCCGGGAGCGAAAAAGCATATATTTTCCTTGACGAAATACAGACTATTGCTAATTGGAGCAATTATCTGAAACAATTCCATGACCTGCAATCTCCTCTTAAGTTCACAGTTTCAGGTTCATCAAGTACTGAAATTGAAAAAGGCGGTTCGGAATCGTTGATCGGAAGGTCACGACTTCGTTTGATGCTTCAGTGGAAGTTTGCAGATTATGTCAATTATTCTCTTTTCAAGGAAGAATATCCATCAAGATTATGCGATATGGCAGACGCTACACCAGTCACGAATGCACTCATTGAAAGGGATGCAGGTGCGATGTTTGATGCTTTACTGGTGTATCGTGATGCATTACTGAAGAATGGCATATCCCTTGACAAATATATTCTCGATTACATCGTAAAAGGCGGTTATCCTGCACTTTTAGATGCCGATCTTGAAACATCAAGGGATGTGCTTATGGAGCGGTTTGGGTTGACCATACATAAGGATATAATGCGAATGTTTTCTGTCCGGAACATAAAGGGGCTGGAAAATCTCGTGTTGCGGTGCGCTATGCAGAGTGGACAAATGACCGATTATCATGGTTTTTCAAAGTCCATTGGCATAAAGTATGATACATTCATGGTATACCTCGGGTATCTCACTGATGTTTTTATGATATCAGAGTCACGTTTCTATTCAAATGCGGACAGTACTTTCAAGAAAGGAAAAAAACTGTATTTGCGTGACCACCCCACAAGAAACGTACTTGTCGGACTATTGAACAGGCGTTTGTTTGAATTTGGTGAGGAGATCGGTAAAACCGTGGAAACGATCGTTTCAGACCATGCATCAAGATTAGTGTATAAATTGGAAGGGCGCATGCAGAGTTATTACTGGAAAGGGAAAAAAGAAGTGGATGTAGTGATCAAACTCGGCCCGATCCCAATTCCGGTTGAGGTCAAATATCAAGAACATCCTGACGACATAGGGGGGGTTAAAGAGTTTATGAATGAGTTTGACACAGGGATCGGTATTGTTGTTACCAAGAATACTTTACGGCTTGATGGTGATATTTTGTTTGTGCCACTGCCTCTGTTCCTTGCAGTTTGCTGATGGATGGTTTTGCTTCAATTGCGAATTAAAAAATATGAGATGAGGTGAACCCATTCTTTTTCATCAACTCCACTTTTCCCAGATCTATAGTTAGACGTATCACTTATAGTAGAACTCTCGGACTTTACTTTGCCATTTTAGAAAAACACCAGACAAAGCTCTTTTTTCATCAGAACTCATCTTATGGGTGGGCATTTTGTGTACAAACACATCTGTAACTCCACGATCGAACACCCCTCCCGATATTCCATCTTCTTAAAAAACAAGTGTCGGCAATCCGAGAGAATACAATATCCCTGATTCAAGATGGTTCCAAGGAGTGGGAAATTTTACCGTGCTGCCAACGTCAACAGCATACTCTTTATTCGTGCCTCGTTTCCATGTGCCAGAACTTGTCTCAAATTGTTCGAATCCCAATATGATTCCACCAGCACAATGCTTGGATATTACATAGACCTCTCGAAGTGGGAGCTCCGTGGGATAATCCGAACGGCCCAAAGTCCGGGGTTCTAATTCAAAGCGATTAATCGCCTCCAATACAATCTTCATAGATGCTTCTTGGTTAATATTGAGTAAAGTTGGACTGGAAACAAATACAGGTATTTTCATCTATCTAATCCTCCAGCTGTTATCTATCATGGATAGCCTCTGCCAACCGTTCCCGCGACGCACCAAGTATCACATCGCTCACCAGAAGACGCGAGAACGACTCTTCATCAAGATGCAGCTTGAGCTGCTCCTTTGCAGGAAGATAAGCCTGTTCCCATGACCGCCGCCCGTTTAACATGCTCATCTCGATGATGGCTTCGATCGAACGTGTGCCATGTTTATAACTTTTGACGTTGATCAGTGCCCGCAGCACGCCGTCATCGATCCTGAGATGTTTCCTGCTGTCAAAGAGGTTATCTGCCTTCTGTTCGAGTAGAGAACGAAGTAGCATCGAGCGCCTGATTACAAATACCGTATCCTCTGCCCCTCTTTGGTTAGGTCCCCTTATATTTACGTAACCGCGCAGACGGCTTGTGAAATCGGGTCCTTTTGCATCTTTATACATCCTCTCTTCTTCAGGGTCCATAGTATCGGCATCATCGGCATCGTCTCCAGAGAATCTTTCAAATGTATTGTTTATTCCGCCTGCAAAGACAAAGATCGATCTGCCGATGGGATGCATCGTCTCCCTCTCCATGAATTTTCCGTCCTGCATCGGTTCTAAAAAGTATTTCAGCCAGCCAAGTTTCCCATTAAAATCCGAATCGAACTCATCAAAAAAGACGAGCGGGATCTTCCCCTCAAGTGCAAGGTCGCGGACCTTATGAAACGCGCTGATCAGGTCAGACTTTGAATCAAACTGGGAAAGATTGAAATTCAATAGCTCAATCCTATCTGAAGCGATACTCTTTGCGATCTCGGTTATACCAAAAGATTTGCCAGAACCGGGCGAACCAAAGACCGCTATTGAAAGCGGCCGGGTATAGCTATCTGATTCGATATACTCCCGCATCAGGTTCTTTATACTGTGAAAGCTCTCAATCTCATTGCGGTCAACACTCTTTAACTTCCCGAAGTTACCTATTGGGACGTTTTTAAGTGAAGCAGTCTCTCCTTCCTTTACAATTCCATAAGCGATGCGCTCCAGCACGGGATCGTTGATCTCTTTGAGGATGCACCACGTGTGCGGATCCGCATCCTCTGCCGTGTTCTGATCAGATATTGCCACATCAGCTATGGAATCACCACTCTGTTCACCGGCTAAAAAAATACCAGCTACGTGGTAGGGATATTCAGGTTCTTGTTCTTGTTCTTGTTCAGGTTCGTCCTTTCCAAAACCTTGCCTGACAAGTTCCCGGGAGGCATTTAACCCATCCCGCACCGCCTTTCCCACCGCATCAGAAAGTGAGTCCCCACAAACACACTGGACAGCGATCCTTGCTGCGAGTGCGGCAACGAATACGGAAGAGATTCCTTGCATCTTTCCTGGGTAGTTATGCGTAAAGTCGCCCTCGCTCATGGTCGGATCGAAGTACAGCCGGGCTGTTGCATGGTCGCCCGCCAACGTGTAATGTATCGCGCCTTCGAGACCGAAGCGAACCACAAGATTGCTACAGCCTGTAAGCCCCAGTCCGGCGTTGTATGCCATCTGCCAGACGAATTCCTTTGCTGTCCGCTCCCATGAAAGAGAGCGGCTGATGTTCATACCGCTTGCACGCAGATCATCCGCGGTCACGACCACAACCAGCCTTTCAGAATGCTTCTTTGAGACGTGCCCCCACAGATCACCGGAAGCAAGAGGGCGGTGCATCTTGCATACCACGATGGGTTTTGCCCCTTCGTCCTGTATCGCTAAAGGCAATTTTGTTTTATCATCACGAAATCCGTTCCCTGCATCGTCGAGAACCACCATATATGCACGAGGATCGTCATCTTTAAAGGAAAGTGGCACCCTGGCGTCTGCGGTGGGTCCTGTAAACCCTCGGCAACGCCCGATTCGGTAAACCATCCGGTCTTTATCCATATCCTTATGGTCTGATGAATATGGGAAAAGCTCCAATTCGGCGTTTGAGTGAAGGAGGACCTTCGGGGGAATTTTATCGATATTCTTCAACTGCGGCGAAACCACATTGATACCGGTTGCAGTGCGCATAAAATCCGCTAAAAGAAGCGCACCTCCGGGTTTTGCGGTCATGCGCGTCCCTGAGTAAAGTTTCCAGTTTAGCCCCGCATCTTCAGGTTTTGTTGGCCATTGCAGCCAGTCAATGCAGACATCCCCGGTAACAACGATTGTGGGGTTCTTACTCTCCATGCTCTCTCCTCCTTTGCATTATGATTCATACCTATAGCGTTTACAATCAGATAAATTCATCTGCGTTCTCTCGTTCATGCACCAATCAGCCAGTCATATCCCTCAATGGCATCGCGGAGTTCCTGCAGGAATGTCAGACCGCGGCTCTGCATGGTCTGTCTGTCCCACCATACATCGAAACCATGCTCGGTCAGATCATTGTGGAGCTGCTCGACGAATGGCTCATCATCGGCACGCGCGTATGAGATGAAAATTTCTGCCATTGGATCCCCTTCAACTGGTTCGTTAAAGGAGATTGTGATGGTTGTTATTAATGGCTTATGCCTTCTCTCAAATCTGTAGGATCATTTCCCAAATCTCCTGCAAGTCTGCTCCTAGGGACGCTGGATCACGGTCTAAAAGTAAGACTAAAAAATGCGGTGGGAAACAAAACGGGAATTGCTGGTTGATGGCAGATTAATGTTTTGATCGGGACTACACAAATTGGTTTAATTGTTATTGGTTTTCAGTGGATATTTGAAAGGCAGGTTTGATTACCTTTCCATCAGCTTCAATTACACTCAAAATTATATTACATCATCCTAAAACCGTTGACCATATATTCCGGTTTTACCCGTTTATTTGCGATATAATACTGCACTACTTCCTCTAATTTCGATAAGCTGGGACCCGGTACGTTTTGCAAGTTCCTCGGCAATAGCCTTGCGGTCCATATCTCCCAGTGCAGATTTTAATATCTTTACCTTTACCAGTTTATTTTGTTTTAGCTGCCTGAGCAGTTCCTCGATCAGCGAGTCAGTAACACCGTTTTTTCCTATGTTCAATAAAGGTGTTAAGTGGGCAGCATCATGTTTTAATTTATATATGTCCATTTTCATCCAAACCACAAAAAAAATAAATCAAAGCTTAAAGTAATCCCTTGATGATCTTGGACGCTTTTTCCAGTTCCAATAATATCAGGCCAAGACCCGCATCAGGGGTTGTAAGTACGATTAATAGTGCCTTTGGGCCCGCACCTGTGGCAATAAGCTTTCCATGTTCTGATTCCACGATCACCCTTTCCGGGATACCTTTACCTAACTCAGTAGTAGCAGTCTCTGCTGCACCCAGCATGGTAGCCGACATTGCCGCAAAAGTCTCTGCATGTTGTCCTATGGGCATAATTGCCTTCATGAGAAGTCCATCCCTGCTGGCAGCGGCGCTAGCTTCGACTCCGCCTACTTTTTTCAAGTCAGTAAGCACTTTCTCCAATGCCTCCAAAGTCGAATCCATCCGTTATGTACCTCCTGTTATTTTTTCAACCAGCAGTTCAAAAGCTTCAAAAACTCCTTTCTTCTCTGTAGCTATTGCTGGGATTATAGGTACATCTTCTGGTATATTAAATTGACT is a window encoding:
- a CDS encoding ATP-binding protein translates to MESKNPTIVVTGDVCIDWLQWPTKPEDAGLNWKLYSGTRMTAKPGGALLLADFMRTATGINVVSPQLKNIDKIPPKVLLHSNAELELFPYSSDHKDMDKDRMVYRIGRCRGFTGPTADARVPLSFKDDDPRAYMVVLDDAGNGFRDDKTKLPLAIQDEGAKPIVVCKMHRPLASGDLWGHVSKKHSERLVVVVTADDLRASGMNISRSLSWERTAKEFVWQMAYNAGLGLTGCSNLVVRFGLEGAIHYTLAGDHATARLYFDPTMSEGDFTHNYPGKMQGISSVFVAALAARIAVQCVCGDSLSDAVGKAVRDGLNASRELVRQGFGKDEPEQEQEQEPEYPYHVAGIFLAGEQSGDSIADVAISDQNTAEDADPHTWCILKEINDPVLERIAYGIVKEGETASLKNVPIGNFGKLKSVDRNEIESFHSIKNLMREYIESDSYTRPLSIAVFGSPGSGKSFGITEIAKSIASDRIELLNFNLSQFDSKSDLISAFHKVRDLALEGKIPLVFFDEFDSDFNGKLGWLKYFLEPMQDGKFMERETMHPIGRSIFVFAGGINNTFERFSGDDADDADTMDPEEERMYKDAKGPDFTSRLRGYVNIRGPNQRGAEDTVFVIRRSMLLRSLLEQKADNLFDSRKHLRIDDGVLRALINVKSYKHGTRSIEAIIEMSMLNGRRSWEQAYLPAKEQLKLHLDEESFSRLLVSDVILGASRERLAEAIHDR
- a CDS encoding TIR domain-containing protein, whose translation is MAEIFISYARADDEPFVEQLHNDLTEHGFDVWWDRQTMQSRGLTFLQELRDAIEGYDWLIGA
- a CDS encoding YhbY family RNA-binding protein, with protein sequence MDIYKLKHDAAHLTPLLNIGKNGVTDSLIEELLRQLKQNKLVKVKILKSALGDMDRKAIAEELAKRTGSQLIEIRGSSAVLYRK
- a CDS encoding ATP-binding protein is translated as MIDSEDNVQKILDVLYEYNPWWKSSEFHIPKYRTKWFDSLASAMDSQNIEIVYGPRQVGKTVLMKQVVKHLIEYEHVSPHNIMYISMDHTSIDMICPEPVKDIIDVYSTFVKPSGSEKAYIFLDEIQTIANWSNYLKQFHDLQSPLKFTVSGSSSTEIEKGGSESLIGRSRLRLMLQWKFADYVNYSLFKEEYPSRLCDMADATPVTNALIERDAGAMFDALLVYRDALLKNGISLDKYILDYIVKGGYPALLDADLETSRDVLMERFGLTIHKDIMRMFSVRNIKGLENLVLRCAMQSGQMTDYHGFSKSIGIKYDTFMVYLGYLTDVFMISESRFYSNADSTFKKGKKLYLRDHPTRNVLVGLLNRRLFEFGEEIGKTVETIVSDHASRLVYKLEGRMQSYYWKGKKEVDVVIKLGPIPIPVEVKYQEHPDDIGGVKEFMNEFDTGIGIVVTKNTLRLDGDILFVPLPLFLAVC